One segment of Panicum virgatum strain AP13 chromosome 3K, P.virgatum_v5, whole genome shotgun sequence DNA contains the following:
- the LOC120697648 gene encoding phosphoribosylformylglycinamidine cyclo-ligase, chloroplastic/mitochondrial-like, producing the protein MTTSRVLHFLRGPATSPAPADRRRGPRQPQRLRFAPAGDGMRRVSVACSSSSSSTSGEDEGMTYKGAGVDIDAGTELVRRIRKMAPGIGGFGGLYPFGNHFLVAGTDGVGTKLKLAFETGIHDTIGIDLVAMSVNDIVTSGAEPMFFLDYFATSKLDVDLAEKVIKGIVDGCEQSDCVLLGGETAEMPDFYAEGEYDLSGFAVGKVKKDKLIDGKNIVKGDVLIGLPSSGVHSNGFSLARRVLEKSGLSLSDQLPRNDGVTTTVGEALMAPTVIYVKQVLEIISKGGVKGLAHITGGGFTDNIPRVFPSGLGAKIFTGSWEVPPVFKWLQQVGNIDDAEMRRTFNMGIGMVLVVSRESADRIIEDTHGSNPAYRIGEVIEGEGVHYV; encoded by the exons ATGACCACCTCCCGCGTCCTCCACTTCCTCCGTGGCCCGGCGACCTCCCCCGCCCCCGCGGACCGCCGCCGGGGCCCTCGCCAACCGCAGCGCCTCCGCTTCGCGCCGGCTGGCGACGGGATGCGGCGCGTCTCCGtggcctgctcctcctcctcctcctccaccagcggTGAGGACGAGGGCATGACGTAcaagggcgccggcgtggacaTCGACGCCGGCACCGAGCTCGTGCGCCGCATCCGCAAGATGGCGCCCGGGATTGGCGGATTCGGCGGCCTCTACCCCTTCG gaaatcacttCCTTGTTGCTGGCACTGATGGTGTAGGGACAAAGCTGAAACTTGCCTTTGAAACCGGTATTCATGATACTATTGGCATTGACCTG GTGGCTATGAGTGTCAATGACATTGTAACTTCAGGTGCTGAACCAATGTTCTTCCTAGATTACTTTGCTACCAGCAAGCTTGATGTCGACCTTGCAGAGAAG GTTATCAAGGGGATTGTGGATGGGTGCGAGCAATCAGATTGTGTTCTCCTAGGAGGCGAG ACAGCAGAGATGCCTGATTTCTATGCGGAGGGTGAATATGATCTAAGTGGTTTTGCTGTGGGTAAAGTGAAGAAGGATAAGCTCATTGATGGAAAAAACATTGTTAAGGGAGATGTCCTTATAGGTCTTCCTTCCAGTGGGGTTCATTCTAACGGGTTCTCTCTTGCTAGAAG AGTACTGGAGAAAAGTGGACTTTCATTGAGTGACCAACTCCCAAGAAATGATGGAGTAACAACTACTGTTGGTGAAGCCCTTATGGCACCAACTGTCATCTATGTTAAGCAG GTACTCGAGATCATTAGCAAGGGTGGTGTGAAAGGACTGGCCCACATTACTGGTGGTGGATTTACAGACAATATTCCGAGAGTGTTTCCTTCTGGTCTTGGGGCAAAAATTTTTACTGGATCATGGGAAGTGCCACCTGTCTTCAAGTGGCTTCAACAG GTTGGAAACATTGATGATGCAGAGATGCGGCGGACATTCAATATGGGCATCGGAATGGTTCTTGTAGTAAGCAGAGAGTCAGCAGACAGAATTATTGAAGACACCCATGGATCAAATCCTGCTTATCGCATTGGAGAGGTGATCGAGGGAGAGGGGGTTCACTATGTCTGA